CCCCGTGATCCATGCCCCTTCATTCTTCAGAACTCTGGTCAAAGGCTCAACTTTTCTAATCGCACAGCATTGATTAGGATCCGTTAACCACAATTCATCGCCAAACTTGTCAGCCTGTTGTTCTAAAGTCAGGGCAGGCAACATCTGAATAAAATCGATTCTGTATTTCTCCGAGAGCCGATCTCTCGTCTCGTACGTCTCATGAAAATGCTTATTTGTATCCAGATAAAAGATTCTAGGTTTCTCCACAACCTTGCACAGCATATCCACCAACGCTACGTCTTCCGCTCCAAAACTACAAGCAAGGATCATCTTCTCGCCAAACTGTTGGTAGGCCCATTTCAGCAATTTATGAGGAGATTCATCCCTCATAGCCAAATTCATTTCCTTTATCGAAAAATCAAGGGTTTCCATAAGACCCCTCCCCTGTTATCGTCTTATCCGTACCTATTCTATGCATAGGTACCGGTGGGTTGATACCCATCACCTTGTCGATTTTTAGGGAAGATAAGCCCAAAAAAGAGGAGACGAAAATTCGTCTCCTCTTCTTAATTCAACATTTAAGCATTTACTTTTTGCTTAGCAACAGTTGCAAGTTCAGCAAAAGCAGCCTTATCGTTTACAGCAAGATCAGCAAGCATCTTACGGTTAACATCAACACCCGCTTCTTTCAATCCGTGCATCATCTTGCTATAAGACAATCCGTTGATGCGAGCAGCAGCGTTAATACGAGTGATCCACAATTTGCGGAAATCACGCTTGCGCTGACGACGGTCACGGTATGCATATAGCAAAGACTTCATGACTTGAGCTTTTGCAGTTTTAAATAAACGGTGTTTAGAACCGAAGTATCCTTTAGCTAATTTAAGGACCTTTTTGCGGCGTTTACGAGTAACGGTACCACCTTTAACTCTTGGCATAACATTTCCCTCCTAGAATCTATACATGAAAAAGGATCGATCAATGGTTAATTAAAGATAAGTTAACATTTGTTCAATGCGTTTTTGGTCGCCCTTGCTTACCAATGCGCCCTTGCGAAGCTTACGCTTGCGCTTAGAAGTCTTGCTCTCTAACAAGTGGCTAGTGTAAGCATGATGACGACGAAGTTTACCAGATCCGGTCTTCTTAAAGCGTTTTTGAGCTCCCTTATGGGTTTTCATCTTTGGCATTTGAAATATCCTCCCGTCTACAGATGAACCTATTTATCGGCCTTTGGTGCTAGAATCATAAGCATGCTGCGTCCTTCCATCTTAGGTGAACGCTCCACGATACAGAGTTCCTTCACCTGCTCGGCCAGCTTTTCCAAAACGTTCTTGCCTATTTCAGAATGAGTAATCGCGCGTCCACGAAAACGGATGCTTAGCTTCACTTTATCACCTTGTTCCAAGAACTTCTGAACATGGCGCAATTTAGTTTGAAAGTCATGTTCTTCAATTGTTGGCGACAAGCGGACTTCTTTGATGCTGATCACCTTTTGGTTTTTACGTGCTTCCTTATCTTTCTTGCTCTGCTCATATCTGAATTTTCCGTAGTCCATAACGCGACATACAGGCGGTTTTGCCGTCGGCGCCACTGCAACCAAATCAAGATTAGCCTCTTGAGCCATTTGCAAAGCTTCTCTTAAAGGAATAATACCAACTTGTTCACCATTAGCACCAACAACCCGAACTTCCCTTGCGCGAATCGCCTCATTGATTAAATGTTCCTTACTAATTGCCTGCCACCTCCACAGTTTTTTTGCAAGATGTGTGAATCTTGCTATTCCTCATTACATAAGAATCAAGCCAACGGAAACAAAGCAAAAATGCAGACACCATAGGCGTCCGCATTAATAGTCCTCGTAAGTAAGAACTCATTTCATTGACCTGTCAACAACCTGTAGAGGCGTCGAATCAGGTGAGAAGCGGACGCTTCTGCTTTGATTACCCGTTATTCAAGCTTAACAATTTCTAATTATAGCAAAGTAAAAAGAAAAGTCAACACCTTTAATATTTATTTGTAAACGAAGGTTGGCCATTCGCCAGCCATCCTTCACAATGCTTGCATTGAGAACAAACATGAGCATGTGGATCAAAGATTCGTTTTATCATGTAGATAATGTGGTGATTCTGCTGTTCCGTATGTAGGATGACTTTCTGTGGAGCCAAAGCAATTAAAGCATGCAATAGGACGTCTTCGTAACTAACCTGCTGCCTTGCCATCTCTATAGGAATTCCCTCAACCGCAGTAGGAGAAATCTCAGACCAATGCTCATCATACAATAATAAATTTCGATCATCAATATGAACGAGATGAATAAGCGGATGCAGTTTTTCTTTTGTAGACAAGAAATGCCTCAATAAGCAGATAAACTCCTTATTCTCTCTTTCCATCCAGTATTCATCAATAGCATGCTCGATGACTAATCTCCAAGCTTCCCACTGATCTTTTAACCGAAATCGAATGAACCCCTCTAGGGACAACTGGTTCTCCAACATAAAATAGTCCATTGCTTTTTCCATAATCGCATCTTTAAGAAGATCCTTTCTTCCCTCTTCTACCTCTTCTCCATGTTCATCTATATTCAGCAAGAAAAAAGTGTAATTTGAAATGTCCTCGATTTCTCGCTCACACTCTATACTAAAATCCTGAACAAGGATTTCCCGCAGGATATCTTTTTCTTTATATTGCACGATAAACTCAGCTAATACTAAGCTTATATGTTCACGAATTGTATCAAATGTATCCACCGTATGTTCATACACCGGCCAGAATTGGCAACGAAAATAGAGTCTATCTTGATCCTCTAGCTCAACTACCTGGTGGTTAATCAGCAATTTCTGCAATGGCTTAAGCTTGCTATGTAATAAAACCCGAAAAGGGGATATGCTTTTTTCACTTTTGGGCACAGAAATTTGAATCAGTTTCATGGTCCACCTCCCCTACTTAGAATTTTATGGATATTATGTCCTTTATTTCATAGTATATGAACACTTGTAGGGGTTATACGTAAGATTATGATACTTCAATTCCAAAGCCAATAAAAAAAACCACTTGAAGTCAAGTGGTTGGTAAAAGGGAGAGAGAAACATAATAGTGAAGCTCTAGTCTTCAATATCATGATTACCCATTTTTTTATAAAATAAACCTTATTTTCTATTTTTTTTCGTCAGAGAACGTACCACTACGATCAAGGACCAGCCTAGTAAAACAAGTACGACTAGAGCGATAACAATTTGTGTAAATAAAATAAATCCCCAGCCCATTTTTTAAACCCTACCCTTGCTTAATTTTGCATAACAAAGTCTGTTTCTGCCCATTCTCCTTCGTTGAAAACTTGCAGGATCTCATATTTTGTATTACGTTGTGCTGGGATTTTCCCAGCTTCGCGGATCAATCGTAAGATTTCATTCGTATTTACCTTGTGCGTACATGCGGCGGCCGATACTACGTTCTCTTCCATCATGGTTGATCCAAAATCATTACATCCATAGCTTAGTGACTGTTTTCCAACAACCGGCCCCATTGTTACCCATGAAGATTGGAAATTAGCGATATTATCAAGCATGAGACGACTAATTGCCACTGTCTTTAGATACTCCTCCGCAGTCACCTTTTCAGCTTTCAGGTTGGTGTTATCTGGTTGAAAAGTCCAAGAAATAAACGCCTTGAAACCTTTGGTTTCATCTTGCGCTTCCCGAATACGAAGTAAAGACAGAATTCTTTCTTCATACGTCTCCCCGAAACCAATAACCATTGTGGCTGTTGTATGCAATCCCTCGCGATTAGCCGCCTTCATGACCTCGATCCATTCTTTCCAGGAACCTTTCTTACGGCTTATTTTCATTCTCGTACGGTCATCTAAGATCTCAGCTCCTGCACCAGGCAAAGAATCGAGGCCGGCTACATGCAACTCGTGTAAAACTGTTTCAACAGGAAGCTCAGAAACTTCTGCAATTCTAACAATCTCAGCAACAGATAAGGAATGCATTTGAATTTGAGGGAATCTGGCCTTTATTTTTCGCAGAAGGTTGGTATAGTAATCTAACTTAAGGCCGGGATGAGTTCCTCCTTGCATGAGAATCTCCGTCCCCTTGACATCAACAGTTTCCTGTATTTTTTGCAGAATCTCATCATCAGACAACACATAGCCCTCTTCATGGCCTGGAGGTCGATAGAAGGCGCAGAAACGGCAATACGTATCACATACATTGGTATAGTTAATATTACGGCCAATGACAAAGGTAGTAATAGGTTCAGGATGCCACTTCTTCATTATCTCATTCGCTGCATGGCCAATTTTCTCCAGTTCCGGACTCTCATACAATCGAATACCATCTTCTAGCGTTAAGCGTTCTCCCTTAAGAGCCCGATCAAGAATATGATCAATACTCATATACGTCTCCTCCTTCATTCTGCTGCATCCGTCGATTTATACCACTAACAAAATAAGCGTCTGTATAATGAATGATTCTTTCCATAATTCGCTTGGCTTTCATCGTCTCCATTCCGCCTTTCGCTGAGTGGGACAAGTGTTCTTCAAGCATGGAATAATCATAATTAGAAGAAAATAAGGTCGGCAAGTTTTCGGAGATTCGATACTGCAGAATAGCCCCTAAAACTTCATCTCTGGCCCAAGGCGACAAAGATTCAGCCCCAATATCATCTAAAATCAGAATAGGAACCTTCTTCAAGGTCTCTAGTTTTTGTTGTAAGGAATGGTCTTGTAGAGATTCCTTCACTTCTCTAAAGAAATCAGGTGTATAGACCATCAGCGAGGATATTCCGCGAGTAGATAACTTCCTAGCAGTAGCTGCTAATAGATAACTCTTCCCTACTCCTAAAGGACCATAGAGATAAATCCCCTTCATCTTACGATCCTTGCTGCCTGGCTCCACCTTCAGACAAAATTCCATCAAGGCACGGAAAGCCTCAAATCTCTGCGGATCCTGAACAAATTGCTGAAAGCTGCCCGCTAGCACATCCTTAGGTATATAGTGTGATTTGATAAGATTCTCTCTTCGCTTTTGTTCTTGATGCTGATTCCATTTCGCACATGGAACATGAACGATATCAATATATGACAAAGCCATCGTTAACTTTCCCTGGTGCCCTTTTACTAAGTTAGGACACGCTTGAAGTTCTGTGCATACCTGGCAATTTTTATGCTCAAGAATCGCTTGATCTAACTTTACCAAGGAACGATCAAGCATCTCTTCTGTTACATCCTGATGATTCTCACAAAATTCTACAACCAATCGATGGTGAAGAATGTTATCTCTAATCACATCAAGAGATGGTATGCCTAATGGCTGTTTCCACCTTATATTAGACAGGGTTTTACTAATCGGCTCCATTTAAACCCTCCCTCTCTATCTATTCTATTTCCCCCAACGCCTTCAATAGCTCAAGTGCCTGTTTTTTCTGTTTCTCGTCTAATTCTCCGGCAGGTTTAGGCGTTTCGTTCATTTGTTTTACCACCCACTCAGGTAACTCGTCTTTTTTATTGTTCCATGCATTACGCTTGGTGTTCGAGTTAGACTTCGCGGATCCATCCTGCTTCGGACTACTGCTTCTCGTTTTCGAGTCTTGATAGAGTTTCTTTGCTTGTTCTAGAGCCTGATCAACGGACCCAATTGCAAGCCTTTTCCAGTGGGTGGCGATTTTATAAATTAATGCTGGTGGCAACTGCTTATTATTCGTTAGCATCACATATTCTAATAAAACGTTTATGACCCCTGGAGACAAGCTATAATTTCGAGATAATTCTTCTACAATTTTCATATCAGCAGGAGAAACCTTACTCCCCCCTTGATATTGCTCTAGTAAGGCAAGCGGGGATAGACGTACTAATGCTTCTCTATGCTCATCTTCTATGGATGGTTTAGCAGATGGCGCCGGAGAAACTCCCGCAGCTTGATTCGTTGGTGTAGGTCGTATTACCTCCGGCATCTGTCCGTTATGTTGAGCAGTATACCAATCTTTCGCTAATTTCCTCAATCGGTCTAGGTCGAGTTCATTGTCATCAGAATAAACAAAAGGATCCTGTAGAAAATAAGATAATTGCATATCCTGTAATTGATAATAGAAAACTAACTCCTTAATAGCATCCCGTTGATCTTTAGACAATCTTCTTCGTTGAACCGATTTCGGTAAAGAGGCTTCAAGAAAAGCAAAATCCGGCTCAATATGACTGAAGCTTAACTGTTGTCGAGGTTCCGTAGAATCCCCTTTACTTACTGGATAGAGGCTGTCCATCTGATGAAGGAACTGCTCTGTCTCAGATCCCGGGGTAACCATAATTTCTGATGAAGATATATGACGAAATACCTCATCAAAACTCTTTGTTATTTCGTTTCGCTCTCCATAAACTATCCCCTCTAAGCTAGGTCCGACCATGCTTCTCCTTAGATGTTCATACTTCACCTTACCTATACGGTTTAGTAAAATAATGCTCAACATATCATCCCCAAAAAAAGAAGAGGCACTTATAGGGGGTTGTAAAATATATTCGTAGTGTCGATTCCCTTGTTCATCTTCAACCTTAAGGGTACGAAGGAGGCCAATCGCTTCTAAACCCTCTCTCGCCTGGACAATCTCTTTGAGGGACAATCCCATTACACTCATTAGTCCCCGATGACTGCTCCAAGAGGATTCCTTCGCATGTAGTAACCACTCATGATATAAAGTCATATATAAACTAACGGAATGAGGTCCAATTAAAGGCTGGTAGAGATGCGTAATCGCTGTAAACTCAATGAAAGACATCTCCCCAGTCATGCCAAGTGTATAATTGTCCCCAGGAACAATTTCTTTCCAAGCAAACCCCATCGCATCTAAGCTCCCTTATTGCATGATCTCCCCATTATATCATTGTGACTCTAAAGCCAACTATACGAAAAAATTTCAAGGAATGGTTTTGTTTTT
The Ammoniphilus sp. CFH 90114 DNA segment above includes these coding regions:
- the rpmI gene encoding 50S ribosomal protein L35, which gives rise to MPKMKTHKGAQKRFKKTGSGKLRRHHAYTSHLLESKTSKRKRKLRKGALVSKGDQKRIEQMLTYL
- the mqnC gene encoding cyclic dehypoxanthinyl futalosine synthase; amino-acid sequence: MSIDHILDRALKGERLTLEDGIRLYESPELEKIGHAANEIMKKWHPEPITTFVIGRNINYTNVCDTYCRFCAFYRPPGHEEGYVLSDDEILQKIQETVDVKGTEILMQGGTHPGLKLDYYTNLLRKIKARFPQIQMHSLSVAEIVRIAEVSELPVETVLHELHVAGLDSLPGAGAEILDDRTRMKISRKKGSWKEWIEVMKAANREGLHTTATMVIGFGETYEERILSLLRIREAQDETKGFKAFISWTFQPDNTNLKAEKVTAEEYLKTVAISRLMLDNIANFQSSWVTMGPVVGKQSLSYGCNDFGSTMMEENVVSAAACTHKVNTNEILRLIREAGKIPAQRNTKYEILQVFNEGEWAETDFVMQN
- the dnaI gene encoding primosomal protein DnaI: MEPISKTLSNIRWKQPLGIPSLDVIRDNILHHRLVVEFCENHQDVTEEMLDRSLVKLDQAILEHKNCQVCTELQACPNLVKGHQGKLTMALSYIDIVHVPCAKWNQHQEQKRRENLIKSHYIPKDVLAGSFQQFVQDPQRFEAFRALMEFCLKVEPGSKDRKMKGIYLYGPLGVGKSYLLAATARKLSTRGISSLMVYTPDFFREVKESLQDHSLQQKLETLKKVPILILDDIGAESLSPWARDEVLGAILQYRISENLPTLFSSNYDYSMLEEHLSHSAKGGMETMKAKRIMERIIHYTDAYFVSGINRRMQQNEGGDVYEY
- the ytxC gene encoding putative sporulation protein YtxC — translated: MKLIQISVPKSEKSISPFRVLLHSKLKPLQKLLINHQVVELEDQDRLYFRCQFWPVYEHTVDTFDTIREHISLVLAEFIVQYKEKDILREILVQDFSIECEREIEDISNYTFFLLNIDEHGEEVEEGRKDLLKDAIMEKAMDYFMLENQLSLEGFIRFRLKDQWEAWRLVIEHAIDEYWMERENKEFICLLRHFLSTKEKLHPLIHLVHIDDRNLLLYDEHWSEISPTAVEGIPIEMARQQVSYEDVLLHALIALAPQKVILHTEQQNHHIIYMIKRIFDPHAHVCSQCKHCEGWLANGQPSFTNKY
- the rplT gene encoding 50S ribosomal protein L20, translated to MPRVKGGTVTRKRRKKVLKLAKGYFGSKHRLFKTAKAQVMKSLLYAYRDRRQRKRDFRKLWITRINAAARINGLSYSKMMHGLKEAGVDVNRKMLADLAVNDKAAFAELATVAKQKVNA
- a CDS encoding replication initiation and membrane attachment family protein; translated protein: MGFAWKEIVPGDNYTLGMTGEMSFIEFTAITHLYQPLIGPHSVSLYMTLYHEWLLHAKESSWSSHRGLMSVMGLSLKEIVQAREGLEAIGLLRTLKVEDEQGNRHYEYILQPPISASSFFGDDMLSIILLNRIGKVKYEHLRRSMVGPSLEGIVYGERNEITKSFDEVFRHISSSEIMVTPGSETEQFLHQMDSLYPVSKGDSTEPRQQLSFSHIEPDFAFLEASLPKSVQRRRLSKDQRDAIKELVFYYQLQDMQLSYFLQDPFVYSDDNELDLDRLRKLAKDWYTAQHNGQMPEVIRPTPTNQAAGVSPAPSAKPSIEDEHREALVRLSPLALLEQYQGGSKVSPADMKIVEELSRNYSLSPGVINVLLEYVMLTNNKQLPPALIYKIATHWKRLAIGSVDQALEQAKKLYQDSKTRSSSPKQDGSAKSNSNTKRNAWNNKKDELPEWVVKQMNETPKPAGELDEKQKKQALELLKALGEIE
- a CDS encoding phosphoadenylyl-sulfate reductase, which encodes METLDFSIKEMNLAMRDESPHKLLKWAYQQFGEKMILACSFGAEDVALVDMLCKVVEKPRIFYLDTNKHFHETYETRDRLSEKYRIDFIQMLPALTLEQQADKFGDELWLTDPNQCCAIRKVEPLTRVLKNEGAWITGIRRQQSATRAHSEQIEWDEKFQLVKINPLVYWTLEDVWNYIHLFEVPYNSLHDQNYPSIGCAVCTKPVKPGEDPRSGRWTGFSKTECGLHKGD
- the infC gene encoding translation initiation factor IF-3, giving the protein MWRWQAISKEHLINEAIRAREVRVVGANGEQVGIIPLREALQMAQEANLDLVAVAPTAKPPVCRVMDYGKFRYEQSKKDKEARKNQKVISIKEVRLSPTIEEHDFQTKLRHVQKFLEQGDKVKLSIRFRGRAITHSEIGKNVLEKLAEQVKELCIVERSPKMEGRSMLMILAPKADK